CGCTTCTTCCTGACGATCTTCCTGCCGCTCATCAAGTCGGGCGTGGGCGTGGCGGCGTTCTTCTGCTTCATGTTCAGCTGGGTGGAACTGCTGCTGGCGCGCACGCTGACATCGGTGAACGCCAAGCCCATCGTCGCGACCATGACGCGCACCGTATCGGCCTCCGGCATGGATTGGGGCGTGCTGGCGGCCGCGGGCGTGCTGACCATCGTGCCGGGCGGCATCGTGATCTGGTTCGTGCGGCACTACATCGCGAAGGGCTTCGCGATGGGCCGCGTGTAGGCATCGGGCATACAGGAGGACGCACTCATGTTCAGCTGGATGGTCTGGACCACCCCGGTTGCCGTGTTCTTCAGCTGCATCGTGCTGATGCTGGTGGGCATGACGATCTGGGAACTGAAGTCGCCTACGCAGGAGCGCAAGGGGTTTCTGCCCCTGCGCACCACGCGCGGCGACCGGCTGTTCATTGGTCTCATGGCCGCGGCGTGGCTCAACCTGGCGTTTCTGGGGTTCGGCCAGAAGGCGGTCGAGTGGTTTTCGCTGGATCAGCCGCCATCGGTATGGATCAGCTTCGTGCTGTCCATGCTGCTGCTGGCGTTCATCATGAAAAAAGGGTGAGAGAAGGGCGCCAGACCCTTCGTTGGTTTCGGGCAGTCAGGTAAAGGACTATCGGCCAGCGTCTTCCCCGGCCAGCGGTCCGCAGCACGATAGGGGAAGACTTATCGAGGAGACAGGTCATGAAATTGCGCATGCACGCCATGGCGGCCGCTATCGCCCTGATCGGAACGTCAGGGGCTTGGGCCGGCGAGCCGGAGGCAAAGAAGTGGGTCGATTCGGAGTTCCAGCCTTCGTCGCTGTCCAAGGAACAGCAGATGGCCGAAATGAAATGGTTCATCGACGCCGC
The DNA window shown above is from Achromobacter spanius and carries:
- a CDS encoding DUF2160 domain-containing protein; this encodes MFSWMVWTTPVAVFFSCIVLMLVGMTIWELKSPTQERKGFLPLRTTRGDRLFIGLMAAAWLNLAFLGFGQKAVEWFSLDQPPSVWISFVLSMLLLAFIMKKG